The following coding sequences are from one Punica granatum isolate Tunisia-2019 unplaced genomic scaffold, ASM765513v2 Contig00431, whole genome shotgun sequence window:
- the LOC116190391 gene encoding protein TIFY 9-like: MSRAAVELDFFGLEKEKSSSSSTSKSLDRRRSFRGIQSAISRINPELLKSVIASASSSAPPTSKVEHNALPPLPVYVPVLRPANAAENGSKETAPMTIFYNGTVTVFDISPDKAENIMRLAAEASSKIVEPENKTAVTAAAPPSGDQQQLLGPLGGDLPLFRRKSLQRFLEKRKERLTSLSPYACDYSDGGRGFGKNTTTWGGSDI; the protein is encoded by the exons ATGTCCAGAGCCGCCGTCGAGCTCGATTTCTTCGGCCTGGAGAAGGAGaaatcctcctcctcctccacctccaAGTCCCTGGACCGCCGCAGGAGCTTCCGAG GCATCCAGAGCGCGATCTCGAGGATCAACCCCGAGCTGCTCAAGTCGGTTATCGCCTCGGCATCCTCCTCCGCGCCACCGACTTCTAAAGTGGAGCACAATGCCTTGCCTCCTCTGCCTGTCTACGTCCCCGTTCTCAG GCCTGCAAATGCTGCGGAGAACGGTAGCAAAGAGACGGCTCCCATGACCATTTTCTACAATGGAACCGTCACCGTCTTCGACATCTCTCCCGATAAG GCGGAGAATATAATGAGACTTGCTGCAGAAGCAAGCTCGAAGATCGTCGAGCCGGAGAACAAAACTGCCGTAACCGCTGCTGCCCCTCCTTCTGGCGATCAGCAGCAGCTGCTTGGCCCTCTTGGCGGAG ATCTGCCGCTTTTTCGGAGGAAGTCGCTCCAGAGATTCCTTGAGAAGCGCAAGGAGAG GTTGACTTCCCTGTCGCCATATGCATGTGACTACTCCGACGGTGGACGCGGTTTCGGGAAGAACACGACGACCTGGGGCGGATCCGACATCTAG